The following coding sequences are from one Humulus lupulus chromosome X, drHumLupu1.1, whole genome shotgun sequence window:
- the LOC133807422 gene encoding mitogen-activated protein kinase homolog NTF3: protein MATPVEPPNGIRTPGKHYYSMWQTLFELDTKYVPIKPIGRGAYGIVCSSVNRETNEKVAIKKIHNAFDNRIDALRTLRELKLLRHLRHENVIALKDVMMPIHRKSFKDVYLVYELMDTDLHQIIKSSQALSNDHCQYFLFQLLRGLRYLHSANILHRDLKPGNLLINANCDLKICDFGLARTSNGKNQFMTEYVVTRWYRAPELLLCCDNYDTSIDVWSVGCIFAELLGRKPIFPGSECLNQLKLIINILGNQREEEFEFIDNPKAKRFIRSIPYSPGTPFSRLYPNAHPLAIDLLQKMLVFDPSKRISVTEALQHPYMSPLYDPSANPLAEVPIDLDIDEDLGEDMIREMMWKEMLHYHPESVTASAELCS from the exons ATGGCAACTCCTGTGGAGCCTCCAAATGGGATTAGAACCCCAGGAAAGCATTACTACTCCATGTGGCAAACCTTGTTTGAACTTGACACAAAGTATGTGCCCATCAAGCCAATTGGTCGGGGAGCTTACGGTATCGTTTGCTCTTCTGTTAATAGAGAAACCAATGAGAAGGTTGCAATTAAGAAAATACACAATGCCTTTGATAACCGAATTGATGCACTGAGAACTTTGCGAGAGTTGAAGCTGCTTCGTCATCTTCGGCACGAAAATGTGATTGCTTTGAAAGATGTCATGATGCCTATCCATAGGAAAAGTTTCAAGGATGTCTATCTGGTTTATGAACTCATGGATACAGATCTGCATCAGATTATTAAATCTTCTCAAGCACTTAGTAATGACCACTGCCAGTATTTCCTTTTTCAG TTGCTCCGAGGCCTCAGGTATCTCCATTCTGCAAACATCCTCCATCGTGACTTGAAACCTGGAAACCTTCTCATCAATGCAAATTGTGATTTAAAAATTTGTGATTTTGGCCTAGCACGTACTAGCAATGGAAAAAACCAGTTCATGACTGAGTATGTTGTCACCCGCTGGTACCGAGCTCCTGAGCTGCTTCTCTGCTGTGACAACTATGATACATCTATTGATGTGTGGTCAGTTGGATGCATCTTTGCCGAGCTTCTAGGCCGGAAGCCTATCTTCCCAGGTTCTGAGTGTCTCAACCAGCTGAAACTGATCATAAACATACTTGGGAATCAGAGGGAGGAGGAGTTTGAATTTATAGACAATCCAAAAGCAAAGAGATTCATTAGATCAATTCCTTATTCCCCTGGAACTCCCTTTTCCCGCCTGTACCCCAATGCTCATCCTTTGGCAATTGATCTGCTGCAAAAGATGCTTGTTTTTGATCCGTCAAAGCGGATCAGTGTTACTGAGGCACTCCAACACCCTTATATGTCCCCACTGTACGATCCTAGTGCAAACCCTTTGGCCGAGGTTCCAATCGATCTTGACATAGATGAAGATTTGGGAGAAGACATGATAAGGGAGATGATGTGGAAAGAAATGCTCCATTACCATCCTGAATCTGTTACTGCTAGCGCTGAGCTGTGTTCTTAG